A single window of Bombus pascuorum chromosome 1, iyBomPasc1.1, whole genome shotgun sequence DNA harbors:
- the LOC132908338 gene encoding cyclin-dependent kinase 7 has translation MTEKLRRYEKIDFLGEGQFATVYKAKDIETSKIVAVKKIKVGSRAEARDGINRTALREIKLLQELKHDNVIGLLDVFGHKSNVSLVFDFMDTDLEIIIKDSNIVLTAANIKAYMIQTLQGLDYLHYNWILHRDLKPNNLLVNSEGVLKIGDFGLAKFFGSPNRINTHQVVTRWYRSPELLYGARLYGTGIDMWAVGCILAELLLRVPFLPGESDLDQLTRIFQTLGTPTEETWPGMTELPDFIQFKPFPGTPLKHIFTAAGDDLLDLIASLLNVNPLERCTCDQALQMPYFSNKPAPTPGPRLPLPTSVKRQPEEKPSLKRKLLESMDGASLAKRLQF, from the exons atgacaGAAAAATTGCGAAGATATgagaaaattgatttcttAGGAGAAGGACAG ttcGCTACTGTCTATAAAGCCAAAGATATCGAAACGTCCAAAATTGTTGCTGTGAAAAAG ATTAAAGTTGGAAGTCGCGCAGAGGCTAGGGATGGTATAAATAGAACTGCATtacgagaaattaaattattgcaaGAATTAAAACACGATAATGTGATAGGCTTATTAG atGTTTTTGGTCACAAGTCAAATGTCTCCTTGGTATTTGACTTTATGGATACAGATTTAGAGATTATAATAAAGGatagtaatatagtattaacaGCTGCAAACATTAAAGCATATATGATCCAAACTTTACAAGGGTtagattatttacattataattgGATACTGCACAGAGATTTGAAACCAAATAATTTACTGGTTAACTCTGAAGGTGTTTTGAAAATTGGTGATTTTGGTTTGGCCAAATTTTTTGGTTCACCTAATCGAATAAATACCCATCAGGTAGTAACAAGATGGTATAGGTCACCTGAATTGTTGTACGGTGCAAGATTATATGGAACTGGAATTGATATGTGGGCAGTTGGTTGTATATTAGCAGAACTGTTATTACGTGTACCATTTTTACCTGGCGAATCTGACCTCGATCAACTTACTAGAATATTTCAG ACATTAGGCACACCCACTGAAGAGACATGGCCAGGGATGACAGAATTACCAGATTTTATCCAATTCAAACCTTTTCCTGGTACACCactaaaacatatatttactGCTGCTGGTGATGATCTCCTAGATTTAATTGCTAGtctattaaatgtaaatcCCTTGGAGAGATGTACATGTGACCAAGCTCTTCAAATGCCATACTTCAGCAACAAGCCTGCACCAACACCTGGACCTAGATTACCGCTTCCTACATCTGTAAAACGTCAGCCAGAGGAAAAACCTAGTTTAAAGAGAAAACTACTGGAATCGATGGATGGTGCTTCCCTTGCAAAAAGATTACAATTTTAA